From Acidimicrobiia bacterium, the proteins below share one genomic window:
- a CDS encoding GNAT family N-acetyltransferase, which translates to MTIRAYQESDLPHIQRMWKEIGWATSPEEQAALEGYVQDADVAVGTINGEAEALASIHDGTIRYLETDLSLACVTAVTTSMIGRKQGFATETTARVVANALERGIHVAALGMFEQGFYNRLGFGTSAYTNQMVFDPSSLQISAPYRTPTRLDAGDWEEIHAAHLRRKRSHGGVAINPATYTRAEMATDADGAGWGYYEAGRLTHFVWAAKKDYFGPLVVNLMSYEQPEQILELLALLREFGDQIRSVKMVEPPEIQLHDLLKHPIRQRIQTAKSPHEARHQALAWWQLRILDLSHVVAQRSWTGDQFAFNLDLTDPLSAYGSGAGLDGSYRVTVGQQSFVEPGVDGSIPTLTASINAFSRIWFGVHPASSLALTDQLRGPAGLLAELDEAFLLPSPHPGMFF; encoded by the coding sequence ATGACCATCAGGGCGTATCAGGAATCGGACCTTCCCCATATCCAGCGGATGTGGAAGGAGATCGGCTGGGCAACCTCACCCGAGGAGCAGGCGGCCCTGGAAGGGTACGTGCAGGACGCCGACGTGGCGGTCGGCACCATCAACGGCGAGGCCGAAGCACTGGCATCGATCCATGACGGGACCATCCGATACCTTGAAACCGATTTGAGCCTGGCCTGTGTGACGGCGGTCACCACCAGCATGATCGGACGAAAGCAGGGCTTCGCCACCGAAACCACGGCCAGGGTGGTCGCCAACGCGCTTGAACGAGGAATCCATGTCGCCGCCCTCGGCATGTTCGAGCAAGGCTTCTACAACCGACTCGGGTTCGGAACGTCCGCTTACACCAACCAGATGGTCTTTGACCCCAGCTCGCTACAAATCAGCGCTCCTTACCGGACGCCGACGCGCCTCGACGCCGGGGACTGGGAAGAAATTCACGCCGCCCACCTGCGAAGGAAACGCTCACACGGCGGCGTAGCCATCAATCCGGCAACCTACACGAGGGCCGAAATGGCAACAGACGCCGACGGGGCCGGCTGGGGTTACTACGAAGCTGGTCGCCTCACCCATTTCGTGTGGGCCGCCAAGAAGGACTACTTCGGCCCGCTCGTCGTGAACCTCATGTCCTACGAACAACCCGAGCAGATCCTCGAACTGCTCGCATTGTTGCGCGAATTCGGGGATCAGATTCGCAGCGTGAAGATGGTTGAGCCACCCGAGATCCAACTCCATGACCTACTCAAACATCCCATTCGGCAACGGATCCAGACGGCCAAGTCACCCCACGAGGCGCGCCATCAGGCGCTGGCGTGGTGGCAGCTGAGAATCCTCGACCTGAGCCACGTCGTTGCCCAACGCTCCTGGACAGGTGACCAGTTCGCCTTCAACCTTGATCTCACGGATCCTCTCAGCGCCTACGGGAGCGGAGCCGGGTTGGACGGTTCCTACCGGGTGACGGTCGGCCAGCAATCATTTGTCGAGCCTGGCGTAGACGGATCGATCCCGACCCTGACGGCCTCCATCAATGCGTTCAGTCGGATATGGTTCGGCGTGCATCCTGCTTCAAGCCTCGCCTTGACCGACCAGCTACGGGGACCGGCGGGACTGCTTGCCGAACTCGACGAGGCGTTCCTGCTGCCAAGCCCGCATCCAGGAATGTTCTTCTAA